In Microcoleus sp. FACHB-831, the following proteins share a genomic window:
- a CDS encoding rhodanese-like domain-containing protein, translated as MLAKIRSYFRPLPVMLGIGAFSIGVLGTATVITGVDIESILTGKFPQQVTVAELRAVKLKPVLMIDVRSPEEYVEDRIGKSPIVPITDIEAGIGVEQIRELVKKSVKPNQTQPTLVLYCAKGPRSVKAYKLLQETGLKMAVLSGGITAWRKEIPAEKDTAVLSPFVVQRTD; from the coding sequence ATGCTGGCTAAGATCCGAAGTTATTTTCGTCCTTTACCTGTAATGTTGGGAATTGGCGCTTTTAGTATTGGTGTTTTAGGGACAGCTACCGTTATTACGGGTGTAGACATTGAATCGATACTTACTGGTAAATTTCCCCAACAAGTTACAGTAGCAGAATTACGTGCTGTGAAGCTGAAGCCAGTATTAATGATTGACGTGCGATCGCCTGAAGAATATGTTGAAGATCGTATTGGTAAAAGCCCGATCGTACCCATTACTGACATTGAAGCTGGCATAGGAGTTGAGCAAATCCGCGAACTTGTAAAAAAAAGCGTTAAGCCAAATCAAACACAGCCTACGCTTGTACTTTATTGCGCTAAAGGCCCGCGTTCCGTCAAAGCCTATAAATTGCTACAAGAAACAGGTTTAAAGATGGCAGTTTTATCAGGCGGAATAACAGCATGGCGAAAAGAAATACCAGCAGAGAAAGACACAGCTGTGTTATCGCCGTTTGTTGTACAGCGTACAGATTGA
- a CDS encoding sterol desaturase family protein, producing the protein MVTDVIKGFLILFFILVPIERIFALHEQKIFRQAWTTDAIYYFLGYFIGRGTQLAISVLLIGHIFKGLLNTQLQILVASQPLLLQFIEAVLISDIGYYTAHKLNHTIPWLWKFHAVHHSVEQLDWLATVRVHPIDQVFTKMFQVIPLYILGFTKETFAGYIIFSAFIAFFIHANIKLKFRWFKWFVATPEFHHWHHSIDKKAYNKNFAAQLPFLDLIFGTLYMPGGKMPDRYGISERIPSGYIGQILHPFRTRKNINF; encoded by the coding sequence ATGGTTACTGATGTTATAAAAGGATTCCTTATCCTGTTCTTTATCTTGGTTCCTATAGAAAGAATATTTGCATTACACGAACAAAAAATATTTCGTCAAGCATGGACAACTGATGCCATTTATTATTTTTTAGGCTATTTTATTGGGAGAGGAACCCAACTAGCAATTAGCGTTTTATTAATCGGACATATTTTTAAAGGCTTATTAAATACTCAACTACAAATATTAGTTGCTTCTCAACCACTTTTGTTGCAGTTTATAGAAGCAGTTTTAATATCAGATATTGGATATTATACAGCTCATAAACTAAACCATACAATTCCCTGGCTTTGGAAATTTCATGCAGTTCACCATAGTGTTGAACAGCTAGACTGGTTGGCTACCGTGCGCGTGCATCCTATAGATCAAGTATTTACAAAGATGTTTCAGGTTATCCCCCTGTACATCTTAGGATTTACTAAAGAGACATTTGCTGGATACATTATATTTAGTGCTTTTATAGCTTTTTTTATTCATGCCAATATCAAATTGAAATTTCGATGGTTTAAGTGGTTTGTTGCCACGCCAGAATTTCATCATTGGCATCATAGTATAGATAAAAAAGCCTATAATAAAAACTTCGCCGCCCAGTTACCTTTTTTAGATTTAATATTTGGAACGCTTTATATGCCTGGGGGGAAAATGCCCGATCGCTATGGTATATCCGAGCGCATTCCTTCTGGCTATATTGGGCAGATTTTACATCCATTTCGCACTCGTAAAAACATAAATTTTTAA
- the mtnA gene encoding S-methyl-5-thioribose-1-phosphate isomerase, translated as MSSSANQVYPVIWNADRVLLIDQNRLPTEYTFVEISCSQDMAQAIKTMIVRGAPAIGVAAAYGMYLGAREIETQDRHEFLTQLEKVAQMLRETRPTAVNLFWAIARMLKTAYESLGGVEELKTTLLKTAQTINAEDIQTCQAIGDNGLKVLPANPAKLTILTHCNAGALATAGYGTALGVVRSAWRENRLARVYADETRPRLQGAKLTAWECVQEGIPVTLITDSMAAHCMKQGLIDAVVVGADRIAANGDTANKIGTYSLALVAKAHNVPFFVAAPLSTVDFELASGSQIPIEERHPSEIYQVGDTIICPTGVEFYNPAFDVTPASLITAIITEYGAVAPGELKQTQIEQVV; from the coding sequence ATGTCGTCTTCCGCCAACCAGGTGTATCCCGTAATTTGGAACGCAGACCGAGTTTTACTAATCGACCAGAACCGTCTACCCACCGAATATACCTTTGTCGAAATTAGCTGTAGCCAGGACATGGCGCAGGCAATTAAAACCATGATAGTTCGGGGCGCACCTGCAATTGGTGTTGCTGCTGCCTACGGAATGTACCTGGGGGCGCGAGAAATTGAGACACAAGACAGGCATGAGTTTTTGACTCAGTTGGAGAAAGTTGCCCAGATGTTGCGGGAAACTCGTCCAACGGCTGTTAACTTATTTTGGGCGATCGCGCGCATGCTCAAAACCGCCTACGAGTCCCTTGGGGGAGTAGAAGAACTCAAAACAACTCTACTCAAAACCGCCCAAACTATCAACGCCGAAGACATCCAAACCTGTCAAGCAATAGGCGACAACGGTTTAAAAGTCCTACCCGCTAATCCAGCTAAACTGACTATTCTTACCCACTGTAACGCCGGGGCATTGGCAACGGCAGGCTATGGTACAGCCTTGGGTGTCGTGCGTTCCGCTTGGCGCGAAAATCGCCTAGCGCGAGTCTATGCAGATGAAACTCGCCCTCGTTTACAAGGTGCCAAACTAACCGCGTGGGAATGCGTCCAAGAAGGCATTCCAGTCACCTTGATTACTGATAGTATGGCTGCTCATTGTATGAAGCAGGGTTTGATTGATGCCGTCGTCGTTGGTGCTGATAGAATTGCCGCCAATGGTGACACCGCTAATAAAATTGGCACTTACAGCCTTGCACTTGTCGCCAAAGCTCATAACGTCCCCTTCTTCGTAGCAGCGCCCCTTTCTACAGTTGATTTTGAGTTAGCCAGTGGCAGCCAAATTCCTATAGAAGAACGCCACCCATCTGAAATATACCAAGTTGGCGACACCATCATTTGTCCAACTGGCGTAGAGTTTTACAACCCCGCTTTTGATGTCACCCCCGCCAGCTTAATTACAGCAATTATTACAGAGTATGGCGCAGTTGCTCCCGGTGAGTTAAAACAGACTCAGATCGAGCAAGTTGTTTAG
- a CDS encoding VOC family protein: MNSIPACWECKLSPLGNNRKALKFGHQKINLHQVGQEFQPKALNPTAGSADVCFITNMPLKLAIARVKSSGIEIINGPVTRTGAIGSIESIYVRDPDGNLIEIANYLEL, translated from the coding sequence GTGAATTCTATTCCCGCGTGTTGGGAATGCAAGTTGTCACCTTTGGGGAATAACCGTAAGGCGCTGAAATTTGGCCATCAAAAAATTAACCTTCATCAAGTTGGGCAAGAATTTCAGCCAAAAGCTTTAAACCCGACTGCTGGTTCAGCCGATGTTTGTTTTATTACAAATATGCCTTTGAAACTGGCGATCGCCAGAGTTAAGTCAAGTGGTATTGAAATTATAAATGGCCCCGTCACAAGGACAGGAGCCATAGGAAGTATTGAATCTATCTATGTGCGCGATCCAGACGGTAATTTAATCGAAATCGCGAACTATTTAGAGTTATAA
- the dxs gene encoding 1-deoxy-D-xylulose-5-phosphate synthase, which yields MHLSEITHPNQLHGLSIRQLQQIARQIREKHLQTVATYGGHLGPGLGVVELTLALYQTLDLDRDKVIWDVGHQAYPHKLITGRYNCFDTLRQKDGVAGYLKRCESKFDHFGAGHASTSISAALGMALARDLKGQNFKVAAVIGDGALTGGMALEAINHAGHLPKTKLLVVLNDNEMSISPNVGAIPRYLNKMRLSPPMQFLTDNLEEQFKHIPFVGESLSPELERVKEGMKRLAVPKVGAVFEELGFTYMGPVDGHNLEELIATFKQAHQMPGPVLVHVATVKGKGYEIAEKDQVGYHAQSPFNLVTGKAIPASSPKPPAYSKVFSHALVKLAESNPKIVGITAAMATGTGLDKLHAKLPKQYIDVGIAEQHAVTLAAAMACEGIRPVVAIYSTFLQRGYDQIVHDVCIQNLPVFFCLDRAGIVGADGPTHQGMYDISYLRCLPNMVLMAPKDEAELQQMVATGVNYTSGPIAMRYPRGNGYGVPLMEEGWEELPIGKAEILRQGDDVLMLGYGSMVYPAMQVAEILSEHGIEATVINARFAKPLDTELILPLAQKIGRVVTLEEGCVMGGFGSAIAESLLDNDILVPVMRIGVPDVLVDHATPEQSMAELGLTPPQIADRVRKSFSRQLSAVK from the coding sequence ATGCACCTGAGTGAAATTACCCATCCCAACCAGTTGCACGGTCTTTCGATTCGTCAACTCCAGCAAATTGCTCGTCAAATTCGGGAAAAGCATCTCCAAACCGTCGCCACGTATGGCGGACATTTGGGGCCGGGATTGGGAGTCGTAGAACTAACCTTAGCCCTATACCAGACATTAGACTTAGACCGCGATAAAGTAATCTGGGATGTCGGACACCAAGCATATCCACACAAACTAATCACCGGGCGGTACAATTGCTTCGACACGCTGCGGCAAAAAGACGGAGTTGCCGGATACCTCAAGCGGTGCGAAAGCAAATTCGATCACTTCGGTGCTGGTCACGCTTCCACAAGTATTTCAGCCGCTTTGGGCATGGCGCTAGCGCGAGATCTCAAAGGCCAAAACTTCAAAGTAGCGGCAGTAATTGGCGACGGCGCACTTACTGGTGGTATGGCATTAGAAGCCATCAACCATGCAGGACACTTGCCCAAAACCAAGCTGCTAGTAGTGCTGAACGATAACGAGATGTCTATCTCGCCCAACGTCGGCGCAATTCCCCGCTACCTCAACAAAATGCGCCTCAGCCCGCCGATGCAGTTCCTCACGGATAACCTAGAGGAACAATTCAAGCACATTCCCTTCGTTGGCGAATCCCTATCCCCAGAACTGGAACGGGTCAAAGAAGGGATGAAGCGTCTGGCAGTTCCCAAAGTCGGCGCGGTGTTTGAGGAACTCGGCTTCACCTACATGGGGCCAGTAGACGGGCACAATTTAGAGGAACTAATTGCCACCTTTAAGCAGGCACACCAGATGCCAGGGCCAGTCTTGGTTCACGTTGCAACCGTCAAAGGCAAAGGGTACGAAATAGCTGAAAAAGACCAAGTAGGCTATCACGCCCAATCACCCTTTAACCTAGTGACTGGCAAAGCCATCCCCGCAAGTTCACCCAAGCCACCCGCCTACTCCAAAGTCTTCTCCCACGCCTTAGTTAAATTAGCCGAAAGTAACCCTAAAATTGTCGGTATTACGGCGGCAATGGCAACCGGAACGGGGTTAGATAAACTCCACGCAAAATTACCGAAGCAATACATTGATGTAGGGATTGCCGAACAACACGCTGTTACCTTAGCTGCGGCTATGGCTTGTGAGGGAATTCGCCCAGTTGTAGCGATTTACTCGACTTTTTTACAACGCGGTTACGACCAAATTGTTCACGATGTTTGCATCCAAAATCTGCCCGTTTTCTTCTGTCTAGATCGCGCTGGAATTGTCGGTGCTGATGGCCCGACTCACCAGGGAATGTACGATATTTCCTATCTGCGATGTCTGCCTAATATGGTGCTGATGGCTCCTAAAGATGAAGCAGAACTTCAGCAGATGGTTGCGACGGGAGTAAACTATACGAGTGGCCCGATTGCGATGCGCTATCCACGCGGCAATGGCTACGGCGTACCGTTGATGGAAGAAGGCTGGGAAGAACTGCCCATCGGTAAGGCAGAAATTTTGCGGCAAGGCGATGACGTGCTGATGCTGGGCTATGGTTCGATGGTTTATCCAGCGATGCAGGTAGCGGAGATTTTGAGCGAACATGGCATTGAAGCTACTGTTATTAATGCGCGATTTGCCAAGCCTCTGGATACTGAGTTGATTTTGCCTTTAGCTCAAAAAATTGGTCGCGTTGTGACGTTGGAAGAAGGCTGCGTGATGGGAGGATTTGGGAGCGCGATCGCTGAATCTTTGCTAGATAATGACATCTTAGTGCCAGTGATGCGAATTGGCGTACCTGATGTATTAGTAGATCATGCAACGCCAGAACAATCTATGGCAGAACTGGGCTTAACACCCCCTCAAATTGCCGACCGAGTGCGGAAATCTTTTAGCCGTCAATTGTCAGCGGTTAAGTAA